The following proteins come from a genomic window of Trichoplusia ni isolate ovarian cell line Hi5 chromosome 28, tn1, whole genome shotgun sequence:
- the LOC113506076 gene encoding putative nuclease HARBI1, giving the protein MICDSECRIINVNAKYGGATHDAFIWENSQANRYIQDINKNNEQVWFLGDSGYPQRPWMMTPIPDAPEGTPEAKYNTIHGKARVVIENTFGTLKNRWRCLCKDRTLHYTPERCATIIMACSVLHNLAIDFMVPDPEEDVIDSLELGISAVSSEEPLRDHGSRDDLIRGRTLRQILVDRKNQ; this is encoded by the exons ATG ataTGTGACAGTGAATGCcgaattattaatgttaatgcaaAATATGGAGGTGCTACCCACGACGcatttatttgggaaaatagTCAAGCCAATAGATATATccaggacataaataaaaataatgaacaagtttggtttttag gTGATTCTGGATATCCACAGAGGCCTTGGATGATGACACCAATCCCAGATGCTCCTGAAGGTACGCCAGAGGCAAAATATAATACCATCCATGGGAAAGCCAGagttgtaatagaaaatacatttggtaCACTTAAAAATAGGTGGAGATGCCTTTGTAAGGACCGGACATTACACTACACCCCCGAAAGATGTGCAACTATAATTATGGCATGTAGCGTTCTACACAACTTAGCGATAGATTTTATGGTGCCCGATCCTGAAGAAGATGTCATAGATTCTTTAGAATTAGGAATATCAGCAGTTTCTTCAGAAGAACCTCTTCGCGATCATGGTTCTAGAGATGATTTGATTCGCGGTAGAACACTAAGACAAATATTAGTGGATAGAAAGAATCAATAG